Proteins found in one Abyssibius alkaniclasticus genomic segment:
- a CDS encoding rod-binding protein — protein MELPPVSPPAPAAPAAPERLARLDQLREQAEAFEAVFLGLMLEQAGLGASRESFGGGAGEAAFSSMLAEQQAKAMVAQGGLGLATPIYDALRAAEGLDD, from the coding sequence ATGGAATTGCCCCCCGTTTCACCCCCCGCGCCGGCCGCGCCGGCCGCGCCAGAGCGTTTGGCACGGCTTGACCAGCTGCGCGAACAGGCCGAAGCCTTCGAGGCGGTCTTTCTGGGCCTAATGCTTGAACAGGCCGGTTTGGGCGCATCGCGCGAAAGCTTTGGTGGCGGCGCCGGTGAGGCGGCGTTTTCCTCCATGCTGGCCGAACAGCAGGCAAAGGCAATGGTCGCCCAGGGCGGGCTTGGCCTGGCGACACCTATATATGACGCGCTGCGCGCGGCGGAGGGTTTGGATGATTGA
- a CDS encoding flagellin, with the protein MSSILTNNSAMVALQTLSQINKNLGTTQNEISTGRKVDTARDNASVWAISQTMQSDVDGFKGITDSLATGSAAVAVARTASESITGLLKQVKAKIVAAQDPSASQTKLQTDIAELTLQIGSVVSAAQFNGLNLVNGSNASVDILASLDRASDGSVSASSITVSGQDLSIGTGGAVTNAFTGSGGAVGAANENFSQTLDAAGTVDIGFGANADYTVGDKLSISIGDKTATYTVTAEDLATGNVAAETIAVGVADTIRSMGQNVSMVVDAGVITLTNDGTAAITVSGNSIEAGAGGLGALSTLNVDDGAGGNSGAALAAIEGLIQTSIDAAAAFGSSQARIDIQSDFVGKLTDSLKTGIGALIDANMEEASARLQALQVQQQLATQSLSIANQAPQNILSLFR; encoded by the coding sequence ATGTCTAGCATTCTTACCAATAATAGCGCGATGGTCGCGCTGCAGACGCTGAGCCAGATCAACAAAAATCTGGGCACCACACAGAACGAAATCTCGACCGGCAGAAAGGTTGACACTGCGCGCGACAATGCCTCGGTCTGGGCAATTTCGCAGACCATGCAATCGGATGTGGATGGCTTCAAGGGCATCACCGATTCGCTGGCCACGGGCAGTGCCGCGGTCGCCGTTGCGCGCACCGCATCGGAATCCATCACCGGGCTGCTCAAACAGGTCAAGGCGAAAATCGTGGCCGCGCAAGACCCGTCGGCCAGCCAGACCAAGCTGCAAACGGATATTGCCGAACTGACCCTGCAAATCGGCTCGGTTGTGTCGGCGGCGCAGTTCAACGGTTTGAACCTTGTGAATGGCAGCAATGCCTCGGTCGACATTCTGGCCTCGCTCGACCGCGCTTCCGATGGTTCGGTTTCGGCCTCCTCCATCACCGTCAGCGGGCAGGATCTGTCCATCGGCACGGGTGGCGCGGTTACGAACGCCTTTACCGGTTCGGGCGGTGCGGTTGGTGCTGCGAACGAGAATTTCTCGCAGACACTGGACGCAGCCGGCACGGTCGATATCGGCTTTGGCGCCAATGCCGATTATACGGTCGGCGACAAGCTCTCCATCTCGATCGGTGACAAGACCGCCACCTATACGGTGACTGCGGAAGACCTTGCGACAGGCAACGTTGCGGCTGAAACCATTGCCGTGGGCGTGGCCGATACCATTCGCAGCATGGGCCAGAATGTCAGCATGGTGGTGGATGCCGGCGTGATCACGCTGACCAATGATGGCACCGCCGCGATAACCGTTTCGGGCAATTCGATCGAGGCCGGGGCCGGTGGCCTTGGTGCGCTTTCAACGCTGAACGTCGATGATGGTGCTGGCGGTAATTCGGGGGCGGCACTTGCGGCCATCGAAGGGCTGATCCAGACCTCGATCGACGCGGCGGCCGCCTTTGGTTCGTCACAAGCGCGCATCGACATCCAGTCGGATTTCGTCGGCAAGCTGACCGATTCGCTGAAAACCGGCATTGGCGCATTGATCGATGCGAATATGGAAGAAGCATCGGCGCGGCTTCAGGCGCTTCAGGTGCAGCAGCAGCTGGCCACACAGTCGCTGTCCATTGCCAACCAGGCACCGCAGAACATCCTGTCATTGTTCCGCTAA
- the flaF gene encoding flagellar biosynthesis regulator FlaF gives MNSAVMAKSLYARPAGATGTERSIEYKAFARATAKLAAHSGGKAGAFSELAEALCENQRLWIVLAGDVASAHNGLPATLRARIFFLCEFTQAHSRKVLEGKATPDVLVEVNTAVMRGLRADGQVAT, from the coding sequence ATGAATTCCGCCGTGATGGCAAAGTCGCTTTATGCCCGCCCCGCCGGGGCCACCGGCACCGAGCGCAGCATCGAATACAAGGCTTTTGCACGCGCCACCGCCAAGCTGGCCGCACATTCCGGCGGCAAGGCCGGCGCATTTTCCGAGCTTGCCGAAGCCCTGTGTGAAAATCAAAGGCTGTGGATTGTGTTGGCTGGCGATGTTGCCAGCGCGCATAACGGACTGCCCGCAACCCTGCGCGCGCGCATCTTCTTCCTATGCGAATTCACGCAAGCCCATAGCCGCAAAGTGCTGGAGGGCAAAGCCACGCCCGATGTGCTGGTCGAGGTCAATACCGCCGTCATGCGCGGGCTGCGTGCCGATGGGCAGGTGGCAACATGA
- the flbT gene encoding flagellar biosynthesis repressor FlbT, which produces MSGLVLKLRPGERIMINGVVMENGDRRTRLNVLTADANVLRLRDAIHPDEANTPVRRVCYIAQLVLAGEADAELGTRQLLTGISQLSDVFTDSTSRGLLSAARDYVCSQRIYQALKALRDLLPQEARLMAAAS; this is translated from the coding sequence ATGAGCGGGCTGGTTTTGAAGTTGCGGCCCGGAGAGCGCATCATGATCAACGGTGTTGTCATGGAAAACGGCGACCGGCGCACACGGCTGAACGTGCTGACCGCCGATGCCAATGTGCTGCGCCTGCGTGACGCGATCCACCCGGACGAGGCCAATACCCCCGTGCGCCGTGTCTGCTATATCGCCCAGCTTGTGCTGGCGGGCGAGGCCGATGCCGAGCTTGGCACACGCCAGTTGCTGACCGGTATTTCGCAGCTCAGCGATGTGTTCACCGACAGCACCAGCCGCGGCTTGCTCAGCGCTGCGCGCGATTATGTATGCAGCCAGCGCATCTATCAGGCGCTCAAGGCGCTGCGCGACCTGCTGCCACAGGAAGCCCGGCTGATGGCCGCCGCATCATGA